The proteins below come from a single Juglans regia cultivar Chandler chromosome 12, Walnut 2.0, whole genome shotgun sequence genomic window:
- the LOC109007900 gene encoding dentin sialophosphoprotein, translating to MYGGSSKLGRNGGGGAARGIGAKRPNSSHPLPPPHRQSGQAGAGRLSIGGRVSSSASNPCSRGSIQSAAPAAVEENFSLVPGNNPPAFAMIIRLAPDLVDEIKRLEAQAGTARIKFDVTASNSSGNVIDVGGKEFSFTCSRETGDLCDIYEECQSGEDGNGLLVESGCAWWKLNVKRVLDESTTKHVKMMSEEAERKLKARKAIVLDPGNPPSKSQIKEIAAVETNAWRPYKQKKEPAFKKRKVEPPQVGGLHKSAYKSGLSSTTTAKSRQTSPSLLSPPEQSSLPAAPLENANISKSHATIEDPMPSQLISKVKAAPTSEKEIPTKTTNVVRETPGRKRNVGAKPMDLQSMLINLLTENPKGMSLKALEKAIGDTVPNSVKKIEPIIKKIATFQAPGRYFLKPRVELETLKKPLSESGSSPEDNSHQMPTAEGKHGQTRAAEPSFEEKVSPDELEEPGYLGSKLGETTALANMEVQQHSPDLLGEKMGSDNSEAQAGSSSNSGSDSDSESGSSDSASDSGSHSKSRSRSRSPVGSGSGSSSDSESDASSNSKEGSDEDVDIMTSDDEKEAQRKLQPSEPGFSSSPIPWKSTGGKTVQSGIAEKQDDQGSDAVEIEKDFPNVEHGTEMAVETRPIPDKEGGKWIEETKPFSPDHDDVPEHPNYAISSSTERENAVKDSFKHEQSDSSERTLKGKPKRGSDVKHFKEKSDGAKRLKADVQPSISGVRDAQFSESSHNLSPDRFGGNPYKGPTILATNRAVRDGNPDIVLQKGYNQVFPGRSSSDFQQSGRRSFDKSTRTKVPDTAEKPDERAESGRKYSERNVQSFSVQKDKLYRDTPNDGYANEKKVSKNFKEGGSGGKQSVPFDSHYRKHGEGGQFSSSLMGSSPRDNITTGVNVSPVVNGKGSILQRELSDLELGELREPWPEETPVKKKLESKNSFKQSDNKPCSSDNWNSDSSKGKPVGKTTSESGKPSPPNLNSGLCSNLEGSNKKRNTEDQAEVVPQFNKLADGSNKSRQNEVKASQGFGLESYSESNKKTPVSAPQQHDAKRVLVSHSIKETKKQTSNTMVELIDGRKDSIWAEGNNSDRKRRDSSSDENSCSYSKYEKDEPELKGPIKDFSQYNEYVQDFRDKYDSYSSLNKILESYRNVFHKLEKDLNFAKGRDMERYNDLKLQLMESYRQCGTRHKRLKKIFNVLHEELKDLKQRIKDFAVSFEKD from the exons ATGTACGGAGGCTCATCGAAGCTCGGCCGCAACGGCGGTGGCGGTGCGGCCCGAGGAATCGGAGCCAAGCGGCCCAACTCCTCACACCCTCTGCCGCCGCCGCACCGCCAGTCAGGCCAAGCTGGAGCCGGCCGCCTATCCATCGGCGGACGTGTCTCCAGCTCGGCGTCCAATCCCTGCAGCCGCGGCTCCATCCAATCCGCTGCGCCAGCAGCCGTGGAAGAGAACTTCAGCCTTGTTCCGGGGAACAACCCGCCCGCCTTCGCTATGATCATACGGCTTGCGCCGGACTTGGTCGATGAGATCAAGCGCCTGGAGGCTCAGGCTGGGACTGCGCGTATTAAATTCGACGTGACTGCGAGTAATTCTTCTGGGAAT GTTATTGATGTGGGTGGGAAGGAGTTTAGCTTTACATGCTCGCGAGAAACTGGCGACCTATGTGACATTTATGAGGAATGCCAAAGTGGTGAAGATGGAAATGGGTTGCTTGTTGAATCTGGGTGTGCCTGGTGGAAGCTGAATGTGAAGCGTGTATTGGATGAATCAACAACGAAACATGTTAAGATGATGTCAGAGGAAGCTGAACGCAAGCTTAAAGCACGCAA AGCCATTGTCTTAGACCCTGGGAACCCACCTTCGAAGAGTCAGATAAAGGAAATAGCTGCTGTTGAGA CTAATGCATGGAGGCCttacaaacaaaagaaagagcCTGCATTTAAGAAGCGCAAGGTTGAACCACCCCAAG TTGGTGGCCTCCATAAATCTGCCTACAAATCTGGATTATCCTCGACAACTACAGCAAAGAGCAGGCAGACATCTCCATCTCTTCTATCTCCACCAGAGCAATCAAGTCTTCCAGCAGCTCCACTGGAGAATGCAAATATATCTAAGAGTCATGCGACTATCGAAGATCCAATGCCCTCTCAGCTCATCAGTAAAGTGAAAGCTGCTCCTACCTCCGAGAAAGAAATCCCAACCAAGACTACTAATGTAGTACGGGAAACACCAGGACGCAAAAGAAATGTTGGAGCTAAACCAATGGATTTGCAAAGCATGTTGATTAATTTACTCACGGAGAATCCAAAGGGTATGAGCTTAAAG GCCTTGGAGAAAGCTATTGGAGATACAGTTCCCAACTCTGTAAAGAAGATTGAGCCAATTATTAAAAAG ATTGCAACTTTTCAAGCACCAGGAAGATACTTCTTGAAACCCAGGGTGGAGCTGGAAACCCTCAAGAAACCTTTGTCTGAAAGCGGAAG TTCTCCAGAAGATAACAGTCACCAGATGCCTACTGCTGAGGGCAAACATGGTCAGACACGTGCTGCAGAACCAAGCTTTGAAGAGAAAGTCTCTCCTGATGAATTGGAAGAACCGGGATACTTGGGCTCTAAACTTGGAGAAACAACTGCATTGGCAAACATGGAAGTCCAACAACATTCACCTGATCTGTTGGGTGAAAAGATGGGCTCTGATAATAGTGAAGCGCAAGCTGGCAGCTCTAGCAATAGTGGGAGTGATAGTGATAGTGAAAGTGGCAGCAGTGATAGTGCAAGTGACAGTGGAAGCCATAGTAaaagcagaagcagaagcagaagccCGGTGGGTAGTGGGAGTGGGAGTAGCAGTGACAGTGAAAGCGATGCGTCTTCCAACAGTAAGGAGGGTTCTGACGAGGATGTAGATATAATGACAAGTGATGATGAGAAAGAAGCCCAACGTAAATTGCAGCCCTCTGAACCTGGATTCTCTTCCTCACCCATTCCATGGAAAAGTACTGGTGGCAAGACTGTACAGAGTGGAATTGCTGAGAAGCAAGATGATCAAGGATCTGATGCAGTTGAGATTGAAAAAGACTTCCCCAATGTTGAACATGGAACGGAAATGGCTGTAGAAACTAGGCCGATTCCTGACAAAGAGGGTGGAAAATGGATAGAAGAGACCAAACCATTTTCCCCTGATCATGATGATGTCCCTGAGCACCCGAATTATGCAATAAGTTCATCTACGGAAAGGGAAAATGCAGTCAAGGACAGCTTCAAACATGAGCAGTCTGACAGCTCTGAAAGAACATTGAAAGGGAAACCCAAAAGGGGTTCTGATGTGAAGCACTTCAAAGAGAAATCTGATGGTGCAAAAAGGTTAAAAGCAGATGTCCAACCCTCTATTTCTGGGGTTCGGGATGCTCAATTCTCAGAGAGCTCTCACAATTTATCCCCTGATAGATTCGGTGGAAACCCTTATAAGGGTCCTACCATTCTAGCAACAAATAGAGCTGTTAGGGATGGGAATCCTGATATTGTCTTACAAAAAGGATACAACCAGGTATTTCCTGGAAGATCTAGTTCAGATTTCCAACAATCTGGTCGAAGGTCCTTTGATAAAAGCACGAGGACAAAGGTTCCCGATACAGCAGAGAAACCTGATGAGCGTGCTGAGAGCGGCCGCAAATACTCTGAAAGGAATGTTCAAAGTTTCTCTGTGCAAAAAGATAAACTTTATAGAGATACGCCAAATGATGGCTATGCCAATGAGAAAAAGgtttcaaaaaatttcaaagaagGTGGTTCTGGTGGCAAACAATCAGTGCCATTTGACTCACATTACCGGAAACATGGTGAAGGTGGACAGTTTTCGAGTTCTCTCATGGGATCTTCGCCAAGGGATAATATTACAACAGGAGTGAATGTATCACCCGTGGTTAATGGGAAAGGCAGTATACTTCAGAGAGAGCTTTCAGACTTGGAGTTGGGTGAACTTCGCGAGCCCTGGCCTGAGGAAACACCAGTTAAAAAGAAACTTGAAAGCAAAAACTCTTTTAAACAGTCAGACAATAAACCGTGCTCTTCAGATAACTGGAATTCGGATTCAAGTAAAGGAAAACCTGTTGGAAAGACAACTTCAGAATCAGGAAAGCCATCCCCGCCCAATTTAAATTCTGGGCTTTGTAGCAATCTAGAAGGCTCAAATAAAAAGAGGAACACAGAAGATCAGGCTGAAGTTGTGCCACAGTTTAACAAATTGGCAGATGGGAGTAATAAATCTAGACAGAATGAAGTAAAAGCTAGCCAAGGGTTTGGTCTGGAAAGCTACAGTGAGAGCAATAAGAAAACACCAGTAAGTGCTCCTCAACAGCATGACGCTAAACGAGTGCTAGTTTCTCACTCCATAAAGgaaaccaaaaaacaaacatctaatACAATGGTAGAGTTGATTGATGGAAGAAAGGATTCCATTTGGGCCGAGGGAAATAATAGTGATCGTAAGAGAAGGGATTCTTCTTCTGATGAGAATAGTTGTTCTTATTCCAAGTATGAAAAGGATGAGCCAGAGCTGAAGGGACCAATAAAGGATTTTTCTCA GTATAATGAATATGTGCAAGATTTTCGTGATAAGTATGATAGTTATTCTTCCTTGAACAAGATTCTGGAGAGTTACAG GAATGTTTTCCATAAACTGGAAAAAGACCTTAACTTTGCCAAAGGCAGGGATATGGAGAGATACAATGACCTCAAGTTGCAGTTGATGGAATCCTATCGTCAATGTGGAACG AGACATAAAAGgctgaagaaaatatttaacGTGCTTCATGAAGAATTAAAG GACCTCAAGCAAAGGATTAAAGACTTTGCAGTCTCGTTTGAAAAAGATTGA
- the LOC109007898 gene encoding NADP-specific glutamate dehydrogenase-like isoform X1 codes for MLRPISGVGMNSTMDDMNLIQQAQRHHLVARELGEEIDLEIGPGDDDPSFANTPLIVGPPQEPSSEEHDETKQMVMVSQLPSDDQDMSKMQQVKRKKKVVKRWREEWADTYKWAYVDVKEGTARIFCSVCREYGRKHRRNPYGNEGSRNMQMSALEEHNNSLLHKEALRLQMASKDKIIVDKPIYVKALMSKTAGSIVEAALKRDPYEVEFIQSIQEAVHALERVIAKNSHYVNIMERLLEPERIFIFRVPWVDDRGETHVNRGFRVQFNQALGPCRGGIRFHPSMTLSIAKFLGFEQTLKNALSPYKLGGAAGGSDFDPKGKSDNEIMRFCQSFMNEIYRYLGPDKDLPSEEMGVGTREMGYLFGQYRRLAGHFQGSFTGPRIFWSGSSLRTEATGYGLVFFAQLMLADVNKELKGLRCVVSGSGKIAMHVLEKLIAYGALPITVSDSKGYLVDEDGFDYMKITLLRDIKAQQRSLRDYSKTYARSKYYDEAKPWNERCDVAFPCASQNEIDQADAISLVNSGCRVLVEGSNMPCTPEAVDVLRKANILIAPAVAAGAGGVVAGELELNHECNLMHWSPEDFESKLQEAIKQTYQRALKAAADFGYQKECPEALVHGAVISAFLTIAQAMTDQGCV; via the exons ATGTTGCGACCAATAAGTGGAGTAGGGATGAATTCCACTATGGATGATATGAACCTGATTCAGCAGGCACAGAGGCATCATTTAGTGGCTAGGGAGCTAGGAGAAGAGATAGATTTAGAAATTGGCCCTGGGGATGATGATCCTTCATTTGCTAACACCCCTCTCATTGTCGGCCCCCCTCAAGAACCTTCTTCAGAAGAGCATGATGAGACAAAGCAGATGGTGATGGTTTCTCAGCTTCCCAGTGATGATCAAGATATGTCAAAGATGCAACAGgtgaaaaggaagaagaaggttGTGAAAAGATGGAGAGAGGAATGGGCTGATACCTACAAATGGGCTTATGTTGATGTGAAGGAGGGTACGGCAAGAATTTTTTGCTCTGTATGTAGAGAGTATGGTAGGAAGCATAGAAGAAATCCTTACGGGAATGAAGGTAGTCGGAATATGCAGATGAGTGCACTGGAAGAACACAACAACAGCTTGCTTCACAAAGAAGCTCTTCGTCTCCAGATGGCCTCTAAGGATAAAATTATTGTTGACAAGCCAATCTATGTGAAAG CTCTTATGTCAAAAACTGCTGGATCTATTGTTGAAGCGGCGCTGAAAAGGGATCCTTATGAAGTTGAGTTCATACAATCAATCCAAGAAGCTGTTCATGCTTTAGAAAGAGTGATTGCAAAGAATTCTCA TTATGTCAACATTATGGAGCGGTTGTTAGAACCAGAGCGTATTTTTATTTTCCGAGTGCCATGGGTTGATGATAGAGGTGAGACGCATGTCAACCGAGGTTTTCGGGTTCAATTTAACCAAGCATTGGGTCCATGTAGGGGTGGTATTCGTTTTCATCCATCAATGACCTTAAGTATTGCCAAGTTTCTTGGTTTTGAACAG ACTTTAAAGAATGCATTATCTCCATACAAACTCGGAGGTGCAGCAGGTGGAAGCGATTTTGATCCAAAAGGAAAAAGTGATAATGAG ATTATGCGCTTTTGCCAAAGTTTCATGAATGAGATATATCGCTACCTGGGTCCTGACAAG GACCTTCCATCGGAGGAGATGGGTGTTGGTACTCGGGAAATGGGGTATCTGTTTGGACAATATAGACGTCTAGCTGGTCATTTTCAG GGAAGTTTTACAGGGCCAAGGATATTTTGGTCTGGCTCTAGCCTTCGAACTGAAGCTACTGGCTATGGCCTG GTTTTCTTTGCACAGCTCATGCTTGCAGATGTGAACAAAGAACTCAAAGGATTAAG ATGTGTTGTAAGTGGTTCTGGGAAGATAGCAATGCATGTTCTGGAGAAGCTTATTGCATATGGTGCTCTTCCCATCACAGTATCTG ATTCAAAGGGGTATTTGGTGGATGAGGATGGATTTGATTACATGAAAATAACACTTTTGAGAGATATCAAAGCTCAACAGAGAAGTTTGAG AGACTATTCAAAGACTTATGCTCGATCTAAGTACTATGATGAAGCAAAACCTTGGAATGAAAGGTGTGATGTTGCATTTCCTTGTGCTTCCCAAAATGAAATTGATCAGGCTGATGCCATCAGTCTGGTCAATTCAGGTTGTCGTGTGCTAGTAGAAG GTTCAAACATGCCTTGTACTCCTGAGGCGGTTGATGTTCTGCGAAAAGCTAATATTCTCATTGCTCCTGCAGTGGCTGCTGGTGCTGGGGGG GTTGTTGCTGGAGAACTTGAACTAAATCATGAGTGTAATTTGATGCATTGGTCACCAGAGGATTTTGAGTCAAAATTGCAG GAAGCAATAAAACAGACTTACCAGAGAGCCCTTAAAGCAGCAGCTGATTTTGGTTATCAAAAGGAGTGTCCTGA GGCTTTGGTACATGGAGCAGTCATCTCTGCCTTTTTGACTATAGCTCAAGCCATGACTGATCAAGGATGTGTATAG
- the LOC109007898 gene encoding NADP-specific glutamate dehydrogenase-like isoform X2 encodes MLRPISGVGMNSTMDDMNLIQQAQRHHLVARELGEEIDLEIGPGDDDPSFANTPLIVGPPQEPSSEEHDETKQMVMVSQLPSDDQDMSKMQQVKRKKKVVKRWREEWADTYKWAYVDVKEGTARIFCSVCREYGRKHRRNPYGNEGSRNMQMSALEEHNNSLLHKEALRLQMASKDKIIVDKPIYVKALMSKTAGSIVEAALKRDPYEVEFIQSIQEAVHALERVIAKNSHYVNIMERLLEPERIFIFRVPWVDDRGETHVNRGFRVQFNQALGPCRGGIRFHPSMTLSIAKFLGFEQTLKNALSPYKLGGAAGGSDFDPKGKSDNEIMRFCQSFMNEIYRYLGPDKDLPSEEMGVGTREMGYLFGQYRRLAGHFQGSFTGPRIFWSGSSLRTEATGYGLVFFAQLMLADVNKELKGLRCVVSGSGKIAMHVLEKLIAYGALPITVSDSKGYLVDEDGFDYMKITLLRDIKAQQRSLRDYSKTYARSKYYDEAKPWNERCDVAFPCASQNEIDQADAISLVNSGCRVLVEVNQCFVC; translated from the exons ATGTTGCGACCAATAAGTGGAGTAGGGATGAATTCCACTATGGATGATATGAACCTGATTCAGCAGGCACAGAGGCATCATTTAGTGGCTAGGGAGCTAGGAGAAGAGATAGATTTAGAAATTGGCCCTGGGGATGATGATCCTTCATTTGCTAACACCCCTCTCATTGTCGGCCCCCCTCAAGAACCTTCTTCAGAAGAGCATGATGAGACAAAGCAGATGGTGATGGTTTCTCAGCTTCCCAGTGATGATCAAGATATGTCAAAGATGCAACAGgtgaaaaggaagaagaaggttGTGAAAAGATGGAGAGAGGAATGGGCTGATACCTACAAATGGGCTTATGTTGATGTGAAGGAGGGTACGGCAAGAATTTTTTGCTCTGTATGTAGAGAGTATGGTAGGAAGCATAGAAGAAATCCTTACGGGAATGAAGGTAGTCGGAATATGCAGATGAGTGCACTGGAAGAACACAACAACAGCTTGCTTCACAAAGAAGCTCTTCGTCTCCAGATGGCCTCTAAGGATAAAATTATTGTTGACAAGCCAATCTATGTGAAAG CTCTTATGTCAAAAACTGCTGGATCTATTGTTGAAGCGGCGCTGAAAAGGGATCCTTATGAAGTTGAGTTCATACAATCAATCCAAGAAGCTGTTCATGCTTTAGAAAGAGTGATTGCAAAGAATTCTCA TTATGTCAACATTATGGAGCGGTTGTTAGAACCAGAGCGTATTTTTATTTTCCGAGTGCCATGGGTTGATGATAGAGGTGAGACGCATGTCAACCGAGGTTTTCGGGTTCAATTTAACCAAGCATTGGGTCCATGTAGGGGTGGTATTCGTTTTCATCCATCAATGACCTTAAGTATTGCCAAGTTTCTTGGTTTTGAACAG ACTTTAAAGAATGCATTATCTCCATACAAACTCGGAGGTGCAGCAGGTGGAAGCGATTTTGATCCAAAAGGAAAAAGTGATAATGAG ATTATGCGCTTTTGCCAAAGTTTCATGAATGAGATATATCGCTACCTGGGTCCTGACAAG GACCTTCCATCGGAGGAGATGGGTGTTGGTACTCGGGAAATGGGGTATCTGTTTGGACAATATAGACGTCTAGCTGGTCATTTTCAG GGAAGTTTTACAGGGCCAAGGATATTTTGGTCTGGCTCTAGCCTTCGAACTGAAGCTACTGGCTATGGCCTG GTTTTCTTTGCACAGCTCATGCTTGCAGATGTGAACAAAGAACTCAAAGGATTAAG ATGTGTTGTAAGTGGTTCTGGGAAGATAGCAATGCATGTTCTGGAGAAGCTTATTGCATATGGTGCTCTTCCCATCACAGTATCTG ATTCAAAGGGGTATTTGGTGGATGAGGATGGATTTGATTACATGAAAATAACACTTTTGAGAGATATCAAAGCTCAACAGAGAAGTTTGAG AGACTATTCAAAGACTTATGCTCGATCTAAGTACTATGATGAAGCAAAACCTTGGAATGAAAGGTGTGATGTTGCATTTCCTTGTGCTTCCCAAAATGAAATTGATCAGGCTGATGCCATCAGTCTGGTCAATTCAGGTTGTCGTGTGCTAGTAGAAG TGAATCAATGTTTTGTGTGCTAG